A single window of Kwoniella dejecticola CBS 10117 chromosome 8, complete sequence DNA harbors:
- a CDS encoding casein kinase II subunit alpha → MAAGRSVARVYANVNEKLGRSWWDYDNLVVQWGIQDNYEIVRKVGRGKYSEVFESIHLPTNAKCIVKVLKPVKKKKIKREIKILQNLAGGPNVVSLLDVVRDSQSKTPSIVTEYVNNVEFKTLYPKFTDFDVRFYMFELLKALDFCHSKGIMHRDVKPHNVMIDHEKRTLRLIDWGLAEFYHPGTEYNVRVASRYFKGPELLVDFQEYDYSLDMWSLGCMFASMIFRKEPFFHGHDNADQLVKITKVLGTDELFIYLERYEIDLDSQFDDILGRYPRKPWSRFITSENQRYISNEAIDFLDKLLRYDHQERLTAQESQEHPYFAPVREAAARQ, encoded by the exons ATGGCAGCGGGCAGGAGCGTG GCCCGAGTATACGCTAATGTCAATGAGAAGCTGGGGAGATCGTGGTGGGATTATG ACAACCTGGTAGTGCAATGGGGGATTCAAGACAACTACGAGATAGTCCGTAAAGTCGGCCGAGGGAAATACTCTGAAGTCTTCGAATCTATCCATCTACCGACAAACGCCAAATGTATAGTTAAAGTCCTGAAGCCAgtgaaaaagaagaagatcaagagagaaaTCAAGATTTTACAGAATTTAGCGGGGGGGCCGAATGTCGTGAGTCTGTTGGATGTGGTGAGGGATAGTCAGAGTAAGACGCCTAGTATTGTGACGGAATACGTGAAT AACGTCGAATTCAAAACCCTTTATCCCAAATTCACCGACTTCGACGTCCGATTCTACATGTTCGAACTTCTCAAGGCACTAGATTTCTGTCATTCAAAAGGAATAATGCACCGGGATGTGAAGCCACATAACGTCATGATTGATCACGAGAAGAGGACT CTCCGTTTGATCGATTGGGGATTAGCAGAATTTTACCACCCAGGAACAGAATACAACGTCAGAGTAGCATCACGATATTTCAAAGGGCCAGAGTTGTTGGTGGACTTCCAAGAATACGATTATAGTTTGGATATGTGGAGTTTGGGCTGTATGTTCGCCAGTATG ATATTCCGAAAAGAACCATTTTTCCATGGACACGATAACGCAGATCAATTGGTGAAGATTACCAAAGTATTAGGGACGGATGAACTGTTTATTTA CCTTGAACGATATGAGATTGACCTGGACTCGCAATTCGATGATATACTCGGACGATATCCGCGCAAACCATGGTCGAGATTCATCACGTCGGAGAACCAGAGATATATCTCGAATGAGGCAATTGACTTTTTAGATAAGTTGTTGAGGtatgatcatcaagagaGATTGACGGCGCAGGAGAGTCAAGAACATCCTTATTTCG CTCCCGTTCGAGAAGCAGCCGCTAGACAATAA